CGAGTCCGGCCAGCGCGTCCGCATAGGCGCTCACCGGGCGCGGCAGGCCCGCGGGATGCACGAGCGACCAGCGCACGGTGCCCGCGGAATCGATGAGGAAGCTCGCCCGCTCGGCCCGCCCCGAGGTCTCGTCGAAGACCCCGAAGGCGTGCGCGATCCGCCCGTGCGGCCAGAAGTCCGACACGAGCTCGAACCCGAACCCGCGCTGCTCGCGCCACGCCCGCTGGCTCGCCATCGGATCGCAGCTGACCGCGAGCACCCGCAGCCCGGCGGTCCCCGCGCTCTCGGCGAACTCCGCGAGGGCGCCGCCGGGCTCGGCGGCGGCGGAGAGCTCACCCAGTTCGTCGCCGCAGACGCCGGTGAAGGCCAACGGGAAGAAGGCGAGCAGCGTCGTCCCCGCGCGCAGCGACGCCGAGGTGACCGCGGCGCCGTGGGTGTCGACACCGGCGAAGGCGGGCGCGGGCTCGCCCACGAGATGCCCGTGGATGGGCCCGGTGATCGGCCGGGTGATCGGCCGGGTGATCGGCCCGGTCGACGTGCAGGGACCTGCGGCCACGCCTCAGCGGCCCCGACCGCGGGCCGTGAACCGATGGGCGATCCAGTCGCCCGCGGGCACGATGGTGGTCGTGTTCATACCGGCGGTGGCCGCGGCCTCCTCGAGGTCGCCGGGGGGCACATGGCCGGCGCTGCCGGTCTTGGGCGTGAGCACCCACAGCAGGCCGCCGTCCTCGAGGGTGACGGTCGCATCCGTCACGAGGTCGGTCAGGTCGTGGGCGTCACCGTCGTCGCTGCGCCACCACAGCAGCGCGGCATCCGTCACGTCGTCGACGTCCTCGCCTGCCAGTTCCGATCCGGTCAATCGCTCGACCTCCTCGCGCAGGCCGAGGTCGACGTCGTCGTCGTAGCCGAACTCCTGCACAACGAAGCCCTCCTTGAAACCGAGTCGGGCGATGACGATCGCCGGGTCGGTCTCGGACTGAACTGCCACAATTCTCCTTCGTCTGGCGCACCGCTGGGGTGCCTGG
The window above is part of the Pseudactinotalea sp. HY158 genome. Proteins encoded here:
- a CDS encoding DUF3052 domain-containing protein, producing the protein MAVQSETDPAIVIARLGFKEGFVVQEFGYDDDVDLGLREEVERLTGSELAGEDVDDVTDAALLWWRSDDGDAHDLTDLVTDATVTLEDGGLLWVLTPKTGSAGHVPPGDLEEAAATAGMNTTTIVPAGDWIAHRFTARGRGR
- a CDS encoding redoxin domain-containing protein yields the protein MAAGPCTSTGPITRPITRPITGPIHGHLVGEPAPAFAGVDTHGAAVTSASLRAGTTLLAFFPLAFTGVCGDELGELSAAAEPGGALAEFAESAGTAGLRVLAVSCDPMASQRAWREQRGFGFELVSDFWPHGRIAHAFGVFDETSGRAERASFLIDSAGTVRWSLVHPAGLPRPVSAYADALAGLARPGRD